Genomic window (Streptomyces sp. NBC_00078):
GTTGGCGCCCTGGACATAGCCGAACTCGCGGATCGGGACCCGGCGCGGCCCGGTGAACAGACCACCGGAGACCACCTCGACCGGCAGTCCGGGGTGGCGGGAGGCGACCTCGCGGAGCGTCCCGGCGAAGCCGTGGGACCAGCCGCAGTAGGCGTCGAACACATAGACGAGCTTCATCGAAAACCTCGGCAGGGTGGGGTGCCCGCACTTCCTGCGAGCGATTCACCTGACCAAACAGTAACTGACACATCAGATATTTCTCGACTCCTGTGACCTGTGTCATACCGGGGTGGCTGACGTCGATACATCAGCGTTGCCGCAGGACCGCAGTTCAGGGCAGCCGGGGCAGCACGTCCCGGGCTGAGTGGCTGAGGATGTGAAGATCCGCTGCGAATCGCGCGCGGTCCGCAGCGGGGAGGGGCTGCACGAAGTACCGCTGGATGTTCTCCAGATGGACCCGCGACGCGCGTACGGCCGTCTCCTCACCCAGCGGAGTCAGGCGCACCAGCCGCCCGCGCCGGTCGTCGGGATCCTCCGCACGCTCGACGAGACCCGCCGCCTCCATACGGTCCACCAGCCGGGTGGCACCACCCGTGGTCAGA
Coding sequences:
- a CDS encoding MarR family winged helix-turn-helix transcriptional regulator — encoded protein: MGEEAEIRTAKEAADHELILAFGRLQGAANRLEYILGRALEVECGISHLVFEVLLILGRAGEPGLSMRAVAQEQVLTTGGATRLVDRMEAAGLVERAEDPDDRRGRLVRLTPLGEETAVRASRVHLENIQRYFVQPLPAADRARFAADLHILSHSARDVLPRLP